A region from the Pelagovum pacificum genome encodes:
- a CDS encoding sulfotransferase family protein, which translates to MLVFWKEKLVFLAVPKTGTTALEGALAPRASIVLRDPPELKHSAVYRYNRWLDPFFEKAGGQKMETLAVVRHPVDWLGSWFRYRSREDLIGHPNSTRDMDFDDFVNDFCRGTQPPHAAVGSQAKFLLKPDGSLGVDHLFQYEQQDKLVAFLEDRLGGTIEMKRLNVSPAMELEISPKMEEKFRRKRPEEFDVWEMGARS; encoded by the coding sequence ATGTTGGTGTTCTGGAAGGAAAAACTGGTGTTCCTCGCGGTGCCGAAGACGGGCACGACGGCTTTGGAAGGGGCACTTGCACCGCGCGCTTCGATCGTTCTGCGCGACCCGCCGGAGCTGAAACACTCCGCCGTATACCGCTACAACCGCTGGCTCGACCCGTTCTTCGAGAAAGCCGGCGGCCAGAAGATGGAGACGCTTGCCGTCGTACGCCATCCGGTTGACTGGCTCGGCAGCTGGTTCCGCTACCGATCGCGCGAGGACCTGATCGGCCATCCCAACAGCACGCGAGACATGGATTTCGACGATTTCGTCAATGATTTCTGCAGGGGAACGCAGCCGCCGCACGCCGCGGTCGGCAGTCAGGCGAAGTTCCTGCTGAAACCCGACGGCAGCCTGGGCGTCGATCACCTCTTCCAGTACGAGCAGCAGGACAAGCTTGTCGCCTTCCTCGAAGACCGGCTTGGCGGGACCATCGAGATGAAGCGACTCAACGTGTCGCCGGCGATGGAGCTCGAGATTTCGCCCAAGATGGAGGAGAAATTCCGCCGGAAACGGCCGGAGGAGTTCGACGTCTGGGAAATGGGTGCGCGCTCCTGA
- a CDS encoding LacI family DNA-binding transcriptional regulator, which produces MDKPVQQRRKVTIRSVAEDAGVSVAAVSKVLRNAYGVSDHLRAKVQTSIEKLGYRPSTAARGMRGRTYTVGVLLVEMVNPFLSQIVMGLKPALEDANYQFLMGVGGAEMKIEGSLIDSMTDMRMDGLVLVAPRLHGELLAQYARNIPTVVIGHHEPSATAFDTVNSDDREGARLVVRSLVAAGHRDIHMASLPPRSGSFEVYTERELGFREAMAEAGLGDRAKVWHFREVDGQPAPPLEAFFDIDPAPTAVFVWSDKHAIQLLDAARARGIVVPRDLAVIGYDNTPIANLSMIGLSSVEQRAGEIGRMAAQSLMSRIEGRTTPEHILIQPELSRRASS; this is translated from the coding sequence GTGGACAAACCAGTTCAACAGCGCCGCAAGGTGACCATCCGGAGCGTGGCCGAAGACGCCGGCGTCTCCGTTGCCGCGGTCTCGAAAGTGCTGCGCAACGCCTATGGCGTCAGCGATCATCTCCGCGCCAAGGTGCAGACGTCGATCGAGAAACTGGGCTACAGGCCAAGCACGGCAGCGCGCGGAATGCGTGGCCGCACCTATACCGTCGGCGTGCTGCTGGTGGAGATGGTGAACCCGTTCCTGTCGCAGATCGTCATGGGGCTGAAGCCCGCCCTGGAGGACGCGAATTACCAGTTTCTGATGGGTGTCGGCGGTGCCGAAATGAAGATCGAAGGCTCGCTGATCGATTCGATGACGGACATGAGGATGGACGGGCTCGTGCTCGTCGCGCCCCGTCTTCACGGCGAGTTGCTGGCGCAATATGCCCGCAACATCCCCACGGTCGTCATCGGGCATCACGAACCCTCGGCCACGGCCTTCGACACGGTGAATTCCGACGACCGGGAAGGTGCTCGGCTGGTCGTGCGCTCGCTGGTCGCAGCCGGACACCGCGACATTCACATGGCTTCGCTGCCGCCGCGCAGCGGCAGTTTCGAGGTCTATACCGAACGCGAACTCGGCTTCCGGGAGGCGATGGCGGAGGCCGGCCTCGGCGATCGCGCCAAGGTCTGGCACTTCCGCGAAGTGGACGGCCAGCCCGCTCCGCCTCTCGAGGCCTTCTTCGATATCGACCCGGCGCCGACAGCCGTCTTCGTCTGGAGCGACAAGCACGCGATACAGCTGCTGGACGCCGCCCGCGCGCGCGGCATCGTTGTCCCCCGCGACCTTGCCGTGATCGGCTACGACAACACGCCGATCGCCAACCTCTCGATGATCGGCCTGAGCAGCGTGGAGCAACGCGCCGGCGAGATCGGCCGCATGGCCGCGCAATCGCTGATGTCCCGCATCGAAGGGCGCACGACGCCCGAACACATCCTTATCCAGCCCGAACTCTCTCGCCGCGCGAGTTCCTGA
- a CDS encoding VIT1/CCC1 transporter family protein has protein sequence MGLKRYLKQIVYGGNDGIVTTFAVIAGFEGAGGEAGTPLAAGIVLLFGLANLFGDATSMGLGDYISERSEREVDRAEHAAMREMAARRPDEAAAIVERRLGAQGLAADDARAVTDRLRKAPDALAHAVIALDHGVSPDGDTGMVTQAVVTFASFIAFGALPLAPYMLPEIDVLTRIGPFGTALIGSLVALVLLGLLKHRVGGGSPLRSVAEIVIVGVIAGGVAFAVGTFFELT, from the coding sequence TTGGGACTGAAACGCTACCTCAAGCAGATCGTCTACGGCGGCAACGACGGGATCGTCACCACCTTCGCCGTCATCGCCGGCTTCGAAGGGGCGGGCGGCGAAGCGGGGACGCCCCTGGCGGCCGGAATCGTGCTGCTGTTCGGCCTGGCGAACCTGTTCGGGGACGCCACGTCGATGGGCCTAGGCGATTACATCTCCGAACGGTCGGAGCGAGAGGTCGATCGCGCCGAGCACGCGGCAATGCGCGAGATGGCGGCCCGCCGACCGGATGAAGCGGCGGCGATCGTGGAACGTCGGCTCGGCGCGCAGGGACTGGCCGCGGACGACGCCCGCGCCGTCACCGACCGGCTGCGCAAGGCGCCGGACGCGCTGGCGCATGCGGTGATCGCGCTGGACCATGGCGTGTCGCCGGACGGGGATACGGGGATGGTGACACAGGCGGTGGTCACCTTCGCCTCATTCATCGCGTTCGGGGCGTTGCCGCTCGCGCCCTACATGCTGCCCGAGATCGACGTGCTGACCCGGATCGGCCCCTTCGGGACGGCGTTGATCGGCTCGCTTGTGGCGCTGGTCCTGCTTGGTCTTCTCAAGCACCGGGTCGGGGGCGGCAGTCCGCTGCGTTCGGTCGCCGAGATCGTGATCGTCGGTGTGATCGCGGGCGGAGTCGCCTTCGCGGTGGGGACGTTCTTCGAACTTACCTGA
- a CDS encoding carbohydrate ABC transporter permease translates to MWKRNRSWLWPTIFILPAVILFGVVIVWSSLQSLWISLHQWDGLGPKVWVGIDNYRELFRDPQFFTALKNNVIWLVMFMLAPPLGLAIALLVNQKIAGMRFAKSLFFTPLVLASVAVGVVFTWVYTPRFGLLALAYSAFGAEAPALLSDPDLVTFAIVGAALWPQIAFCMILYLAGLNNLSEELIGAGRVDGAKGWDMLRHVVLPQLKEVTFIAIAITAIGALRSFDMISVMTQGGPFGSSSVLAYEMYEQSIFSYRFGYGAAIAAVLFVIMLVFIGWYLSRIMRAEDLR, encoded by the coding sequence ATGTGGAAACGTAACCGAAGCTGGCTCTGGCCGACGATCTTCATCCTGCCGGCGGTGATCCTGTTCGGCGTGGTGATCGTCTGGTCGTCGCTGCAATCGCTGTGGATCTCGCTGCACCAGTGGGACGGCCTCGGCCCCAAGGTCTGGGTCGGCATCGACAATTACCGAGAGCTGTTCCGTGACCCGCAGTTCTTCACCGCCCTGAAGAACAACGTGATCTGGCTGGTGATGTTCATGCTGGCGCCGCCTCTCGGCCTCGCGATCGCGCTGCTGGTCAATCAGAAGATCGCCGGCATGCGGTTCGCCAAATCGCTGTTCTTCACACCGCTGGTGCTCGCCTCCGTCGCCGTCGGCGTCGTCTTCACCTGGGTCTACACGCCCCGCTTCGGGCTGCTGGCGCTCGCCTATTCCGCTTTCGGGGCAGAAGCCCCTGCCCTGCTGTCCGATCCCGACCTCGTCACCTTTGCCATCGTCGGTGCCGCGCTCTGGCCGCAGATCGCCTTCTGCATGATCCTCTACCTCGCCGGGCTCAACAACCTCAGCGAAGAGCTGATCGGCGCCGGTCGCGTTGACGGCGCGAAGGGCTGGGACATGCTGCGCCACGTCGTGCTGCCGCAGCTCAAGGAAGTCACCTTCATCGCCATCGCCATCACCGCGATCGGCGCGCTGCGCTCGTTCGACATGATCTCGGTGATGACGCAGGGCGGACCGTTCGGGTCGTCCTCGGTGCTCGCCTACGAGATGTATGAGCAGTCTATCTTCTCCTATCGCTTCGGCTACGGCGCGGCGATCGCGGCGGTCCTGTTCGTCATCATGCTTGTCTTCATCGGCTGGTATCTCAGCCGGATCATGCGCGCGGAGGACCTTCGCTGA
- a CDS encoding glycoside hydrolase family 32 protein, with the protein MTEKFRPRLHFTPSVGWMNDPNGMIRSAGYWHLFFQYDPDSITHGPMHWGHARSRDLTTWEELPVALYPDDLGTCFSGSAVETPEGEVKLFYTSHRLDGEGRDFQQQCLVHADLGAGTFDKDPGNPVIPNPGLVAFRDPKVIRIDAGWVMLVTEGQTVGFYGSDDLRTWRHLSSFGEGEGRHSDEPWECPDLVPLTAPDGSEVWMLIIGVNPGAYAEGSGTQYFLGQFDGLRFENLNPPETELWLDHGRDYYAAQTFFERDPSGPPVAIGWASNWRYAKQTPTEAFRGVMSLPRALQLVETQDGLRVAASLPDEVRKAVIGSDDPAVQLAETTIELGERQVLSVTLFGEAEPQFMIERPAPDRVRVRTLRPEDPTLPTFGHDYDVTSPWSGPLPVMVLMDHGLVELCAGDGRLWLTNLFYPDAPEASARFDVWG; encoded by the coding sequence ATGACCGAGAAATTCCGCCCCCGCCTGCACTTCACGCCAAGCGTCGGCTGGATGAACGATCCCAACGGCATGATCCGCAGCGCCGGATACTGGCATCTCTTCTTCCAGTACGACCCCGACAGCATCACCCACGGTCCGATGCACTGGGGCCACGCGCGAAGCCGCGACCTGACGACGTGGGAAGAGTTGCCGGTCGCGCTCTACCCCGATGACCTCGGCACCTGTTTCTCGGGCAGCGCGGTCGAGACGCCAGAGGGCGAGGTGAAGCTCTTCTACACGTCTCACCGCCTCGACGGCGAGGGCCGCGATTTCCAGCAGCAATGCCTCGTCCATGCCGATCTCGGTGCCGGAACTTTCGACAAGGATCCCGGGAATCCGGTCATTCCGAACCCCGGCCTCGTGGCGTTCCGTGATCCGAAGGTCATCCGCATCGACGCGGGTTGGGTCATGCTGGTGACCGAGGGACAGACGGTCGGCTTCTACGGCTCCGACGACTTGCGGACATGGCGGCACCTGTCGAGTTTCGGCGAGGGCGAAGGCCGCCACAGCGACGAGCCGTGGGAATGCCCCGACCTCGTCCCGCTCACCGCTCCGGATGGGTCCGAAGTCTGGATGCTCATCATCGGGGTGAATCCCGGCGCCTATGCGGAAGGGTCGGGCACGCAGTATTTCCTCGGCCAGTTCGACGGATTGCGCTTCGAGAACCTGAACCCGCCGGAAACCGAACTCTGGCTCGACCACGGGCGCGACTACTACGCCGCGCAAACCTTCTTCGAGCGGGACCCCTCCGGGCCGCCCGTCGCCATCGGCTGGGCGAGCAACTGGCGCTATGCCAAGCAGACCCCGACCGAGGCATTCCGGGGTGTCATGTCCCTGCCCCGCGCGCTGCAACTGGTGGAGACGCAGGACGGGCTGCGCGTCGCGGCGTCGTTGCCCGACGAGGTCCGCAAGGCCGTCATAGGGTCCGACGATCCCGCTGTGCAGCTTGCGGAGACGACGATCGAGCTCGGCGAGAGGCAGGTCCTTTCCGTCACGCTGTTCGGTGAGGCGGAGCCGCAGTTCATGATCGAGCGCCCCGCGCCGGATCGCGTCCGGGTTCGCACCCTGAGACCGGAGGACCCGACCCTGCCGACCTTCGGGCACGATTACGACGTGACCTCTCCTTGGAGCGGGCCGCTGCCGGTGATGGTCCTCATGGATCACGGGCTGGTCGAGCTCTGCGCCGGTGACGGGCGCCTCTGGCTGACGAACCTGTTCTACCCGGATGCGCCGGAGGCCTCCGCACGGTTCGACGTGTGGGGCTGA
- a CDS encoding ROK family transcriptional regulator: MSSRPVLKGGQETSRALNRRSVLGLLRMKPGLSRAELAGQIGLSRAAITSVVNEMLDEGLLLEGETSAGAPGRRPIPLEIKYDAGFAVGVRVRGSSLQCVLTDLSTQVLETVVVPLEDTSPPGLVEAIATAVELLEAKNTGRGAPIIGIGVGIPGAVQAETGKVLRSFRLGWRNVQLARMLAARVEVPVWVDDDVHAFALAQFLFGAARHSGTSAVLAVGEGVAAASIVEGGVRRGAYGAAGKIGHIRIAPDGPLCECGRRGCLQSLHAEGGMVERWSKGGRAEFLAAIKAGESDALRIARESGEAIGRVAAIYCSTIDPTMLLIGGEATELGAAFLMPLQESLKDTIMADHVEIITDWDEAAWARGAAALATQRLFDFEAVQGALSMN, encoded by the coding sequence ATGAGTTCGAGGCCAGTTCTGAAGGGCGGACAGGAAACCTCGCGGGCGCTGAACCGGCGGTCCGTCCTTGGTTTGTTGAGGATGAAGCCCGGTCTCAGCCGGGCAGAACTCGCCGGTCAGATCGGTCTGAGCCGCGCCGCGATCACATCCGTCGTGAACGAGATGCTGGACGAGGGTCTCCTGCTGGAGGGCGAGACGAGCGCCGGCGCGCCGGGCCGTCGCCCGATCCCGCTCGAGATCAAGTACGACGCCGGGTTCGCCGTCGGCGTGCGGGTGCGCGGGTCGTCTCTGCAATGCGTGCTCACCGACCTTTCGACCCAGGTTCTGGAGACGGTCGTCGTGCCGCTTGAGGACACCAGCCCGCCCGGCCTTGTCGAGGCGATCGCCACGGCGGTGGAGTTGCTGGAGGCCAAGAACACCGGGCGCGGCGCGCCGATCATCGGCATCGGGGTCGGCATTCCCGGCGCGGTGCAGGCCGAGACGGGCAAGGTGCTGCGCTCTTTCCGGCTCGGTTGGCGGAACGTGCAGCTCGCAAGGATGCTGGCCGCGCGGGTCGAAGTTCCGGTCTGGGTGGACGACGACGTCCACGCCTTCGCACTGGCGCAGTTCCTGTTCGGCGCGGCTCGGCACAGCGGAACCTCCGCCGTGCTCGCAGTTGGCGAGGGGGTCGCCGCGGCCTCGATCGTCGAGGGCGGCGTCCGGCGGGGCGCCTACGGGGCGGCGGGAAAGATCGGCCACATCCGGATCGCGCCGGACGGCCCGCTTTGCGAGTGCGGCCGGCGCGGATGCCTGCAATCGCTCCATGCCGAGGGCGGTATGGTCGAGCGCTGGAGCAAGGGCGGCAGGGCGGAATTCCTCGCGGCCATCAAGGCCGGCGAGTCCGACGCGCTTCGCATCGCGCGCGAGTCCGGAGAAGCGATCGGTCGGGTCGCGGCGATCTATTGCTCGACCATCGACCCGACGATGCTGCTGATCGGCGGCGAGGCGACGGAACTCGGCGCGGCGTTCCTGATGCCGCTTCAGGAGAGCCTGAAGGACACGATCATGGCCGACCATGTCGAGATCATCACCGACTGGGACGAGGCGGCGTGGGCCCGAGGTGCCGCCGCGCTCGCGACCCAGAGGTTGTTCGATTTCGAGGCGGTGCAGGGCGCCCTGTCGATGAATTGA
- the recA gene encoding recombinase RecA, with protein MATADLLSMKNDKSSADKQKALDSALAQIERQFGKGSIMKLGSSNPLADIESTSTGSLGLDIALGIGGLPKGRIVEIYGPESSGKTTLTLHCVAEEQKKGGVCAFVDAEHALDPQYAKKLGVNLDELLISQPDTGEQALEITDTLVRSGAVSMVIVDSVAALTPKSELEGDMGDSSVGVHARLMSQAMRKLTGSIARSKCTVVFINQIRMKIGVMFGSPETTTGGNALKFYSSVRLDIRRIGAIKDRDEVVGNQTRVKVVKNKVAPPFKQVEFDIMYGEGISKTGELLDLGVKAGVVEKSGAWFSYGDERIGQGRENAKTFLKENANIAYDIEDKIRAAHGLDFHMDENDSTGSDDDDLVEM; from the coding sequence ATGGCAACGGCAGACCTTCTTAGCATGAAGAACGACAAGAGTTCCGCAGACAAGCAGAAGGCCCTGGATTCCGCGCTGGCGCAGATCGAGCGTCAGTTCGGCAAGGGCTCCATCATGAAGCTCGGCTCGTCGAATCCGCTCGCGGATATCGAATCGACTTCGACCGGGTCGCTCGGTCTCGACATCGCGCTCGGCATCGGCGGGCTTCCCAAGGGACGGATCGTGGAAATCTACGGTCCCGAATCCTCGGGCAAGACGACGCTGACGCTCCATTGCGTCGCGGAAGAGCAGAAGAAGGGTGGTGTCTGCGCTTTCGTCGACGCCGAACACGCGCTCGATCCGCAATACGCCAAGAAGCTCGGGGTGAACCTCGACGAGCTGCTGATTTCCCAGCCCGACACGGGGGAACAGGCGCTCGAGATTACGGATACGCTGGTCCGCTCCGGCGCCGTCTCGATGGTGATCGTCGATTCCGTCGCCGCGTTGACGCCCAAGAGTGAGCTCGAGGGTGACATGGGCGACAGCTCCGTCGGTGTCCACGCCCGCCTGATGAGCCAGGCGATGCGCAAGCTCACCGGCTCGATCGCTCGCAGCAAGTGCACGGTCGTCTTCATCAACCAGATCCGGATGAAGATCGGTGTCATGTTCGGCAGCCCCGAGACGACGACGGGCGGCAACGCGCTGAAGTTCTATTCCTCCGTCCGCCTCGACATTCGCCGTATCGGCGCGATCAAGGACCGTGACGAGGTCGTCGGCAACCAGACCCGCGTGAAAGTTGTGAAGAACAAGGTCGCCCCGCCGTTCAAGCAGGTCGAGTTCGACATCATGTACGGCGAGGGCATCTCAAAGACCGGCGAATTGCTCGACCTCGGCGTGAAGGCCGGGGTGGTCGAGAAGTCCGGCGCGTGGTTCTCCTACGGAGATGAACGGATCGGGCAGGGTCGCGAGAACGCCAAGACGTTCCTCAAGGAAAACGCGAACATCGCCTATGACATCGAAGACAAGATTCGCGCAGCGCACGGTCTCGATTTCCATATGGACGAGAACGACAGCACCGGTTCGGACGACGATGATCTCGTGGAGATGTAG
- a CDS encoding glycoside hydrolase family 3 protein → MDDFTKAPFNLDREGADWVEDRLAAMSDREKMAQCFNVMLDASDSEGCTRIAAMAPGSVAIRGADTPAEAQALIARFDDANPVPLLVTADLEGSLMTPPGASPAPNPLGFAAIDEPAATEQMSRIMAHQAAHFGINWSFTPCIDINARFRSAIVGTRSFGSDPAKIRRHALAHVRGLASETCAATAKHFPGEGYDERDQHLVTTVNPLSMAEWEETYGKLYRTMFEEGGVMAVMPGHIALPSYMREVLGEKETEEHYQPATVNRHLIEGLLRKRLGFRGIVVSDASEMAGLTSWMTRAESVVAMLNAGCDIVLFTSDFAYDLEVVEAALADGRLSWARIEQAIRRQLALKAAVGLHRRHTWERPARDRDADDKLSRDLMRRLPTLVRDRDDLLPLSPETHRKILLVSKGVIFPFAPGPLPLHLPDQLRTAGFEVTEHDWGTPVDPQGHDLILYCFAEESLLTRGTITLDWFAMHGSFKTAMRRPHDVPSLMVSFGHPYYLYEVTRMPCYINAYSSHLDAQQAVVDALTGKRSFEGKNPVDPFCGLPEFV, encoded by the coding sequence ATGGACGATTTCACCAAAGCACCCTTCAACCTCGATCGCGAAGGCGCGGACTGGGTCGAGGACCGCCTCGCCGCCATGTCCGACCGCGAGAAGATGGCCCAGTGCTTCAACGTGATGCTGGATGCGAGCGACAGCGAGGGATGTACCCGGATCGCGGCGATGGCGCCCGGCTCCGTCGCGATCCGCGGTGCGGACACGCCCGCCGAGGCGCAGGCCCTGATCGCGCGCTTCGACGACGCCAACCCCGTGCCGCTGCTGGTCACCGCCGACCTCGAAGGCAGCCTGATGACCCCGCCGGGCGCCAGCCCCGCACCGAACCCGCTCGGCTTCGCGGCCATCGACGAGCCGGCCGCGACCGAGCAGATGAGCCGGATCATGGCGCATCAGGCGGCTCATTTCGGGATCAACTGGTCCTTCACGCCCTGCATCGACATCAACGCCCGGTTCCGCTCCGCGATCGTCGGCACCCGCAGCTTCGGGTCGGACCCGGCAAAGATCCGGCGCCATGCGCTGGCCCATGTGCGTGGTCTTGCGTCGGAGACCTGCGCCGCGACGGCCAAGCACTTCCCCGGCGAAGGTTACGACGAGCGCGACCAGCACCTCGTCACCACGGTCAATCCGCTCTCGATGGCCGAGTGGGAGGAGACCTACGGCAAGCTCTACCGCACGATGTTCGAAGAGGGCGGCGTCATGGCGGTGATGCCCGGTCATATCGCTCTACCGTCCTACATGCGCGAGGTCCTCGGCGAGAAGGAGACGGAAGAGCATTACCAGCCAGCGACCGTGAACCGGCACCTGATTGAGGGTTTGCTGCGAAAGCGGCTCGGCTTCCGGGGGATCGTCGTTTCCGACGCCTCGGAGATGGCTGGCCTGACCTCCTGGATGACGCGCGCGGAGTCGGTCGTGGCGATGCTGAACGCGGGCTGCGACATCGTTCTGTTCACCTCCGACTTCGCCTACGACCTCGAGGTGGTCGAGGCAGCGCTAGCCGACGGACGTCTGTCGTGGGCGCGGATCGAGCAGGCCATCCGGCGGCAACTGGCGCTCAAAGCGGCGGTCGGGCTGCACCGCCGCCATACATGGGAGCGCCCGGCGCGGGACCGCGACGCCGACGACAAGCTGTCGCGCGACCTGATGCGGCGGTTGCCCACGCTGGTGCGTGACCGCGACGACCTGCTTCCCCTGTCGCCCGAGACGCACCGCAAGATACTGCTCGTCTCGAAAGGGGTGATCTTCCCGTTCGCGCCCGGTCCCTTGCCATTGCATCTGCCCGACCAGCTTCGCACGGCGGGCTTCGAAGTGACGGAACACGACTGGGGCACGCCGGTGGATCCGCAGGGCCACGACCTCATCCTCTACTGCTTTGCGGAGGAGAGCCTCCTGACGCGGGGGACGATCACGCTCGACTGGTTCGCGATGCATGGCTCCTTCAAGACGGCGATGCGGCGACCCCATGATGTGCCGTCTCTGATGGTGAGCTTCGGACATCCCTATTACCTCTACGAGGTCACGCGGATGCCCTGTTACATCAACGCCTATTCCTCGCACCTCGATGCGCAGCAGGCGGTGGTCGACGCGCTGACCGGCAAACGGTCGTTCGAGGGCAAGAACCCCGTGGACCCGTTCTGCGGATTGCCTGAATTCGTGTGA
- a CDS encoding NAD(P)H-dependent flavin oxidoreductase yields the protein MPIPERLSPLGLPAIAAPMFLASGPDLVVETCNSGVVGTFPALNQRKTEGFSDWLDQIKSRLGTGAAPYGVNLIVHRSNPRLEADLKVVVQHQVPLVITSLGAVKDVVDAVHSYGGLVFHDVINRRHAEKAVEAGVDGIIAVAAGAGGHAGTYSPFALVSEIREIFSGTIVLSGAINTGAQIAAARMMGADMGYLGTRFIATREAMVDPDYKQMVIDSHAADVVYTPAISGVHANFLRPSIVAAGLDPNNLPEHGRMNLEGEAKAWSTVWSAGQGTGGISDLPAAADLCARLRQEYRAAMTAAAADPFLTD from the coding sequence ATGCCCATACCCGAACGACTCTCGCCACTCGGCCTGCCTGCCATCGCCGCGCCGATGTTTCTGGCCTCTGGTCCCGACCTGGTCGTCGAAACCTGCAATTCCGGCGTCGTCGGGACCTTTCCCGCCCTCAACCAGCGCAAGACGGAGGGTTTTTCCGACTGGCTGGACCAGATCAAGAGCCGGCTCGGTACCGGTGCCGCCCCCTATGGCGTGAACCTGATAGTCCACCGCTCCAACCCCCGGCTCGAGGCGGACCTGAAGGTGGTCGTGCAGCACCAGGTGCCGCTCGTCATCACGTCGCTCGGTGCGGTGAAGGACGTAGTGGATGCCGTGCATTCCTACGGCGGACTGGTTTTCCACGACGTCATCAACCGACGCCATGCCGAAAAGGCTGTCGAGGCCGGGGTCGACGGGATCATTGCCGTCGCGGCGGGGGCAGGCGGCCACGCCGGTACCTATAGCCCGTTCGCGCTCGTCTCAGAGATACGCGAGATATTCTCCGGCACTATCGTTCTGTCCGGCGCGATCAACACCGGTGCCCAGATCGCGGCGGCCCGGATGATGGGGGCCGACATGGGCTACCTCGGCACGCGGTTCATCGCGACGCGCGAAGCGATGGTCGATCCGGACTACAAGCAGATGGTGATCGACTCGCACGCGGCGGATGTCGTCTACACACCGGCGATTTCCGGCGTTCACGCCAACTTCCTGCGACCCTCGATCGTCGCGGCGGGGCTCGATCCGAACAATCTGCCCGAACATGGCCGGATGAATCTGGAGGGCGAAGCAAAAGCCTGGAGCACGGTATGGTCAGCCGGGCAGGGCACCGGCGGGATCAGCGACCTGCCTGCAGCAGCCGATCTCTGCGCGCGTCTCAGGCAAGAATACCGCGCCGCAATGACAGCCGCGGCGGCCGACCCGTTCCTTACGGACTGA
- a CDS encoding ABC transporter substrate-binding protein, which translates to MTRRHFSRRGALKLGAGLTASALATPAFAQSRSLRIINDTNAGEERDGFIEVVEGFQEESGVEVDLSFIDHEAHKTAIRNYLVADAPDICFWFSGNRMRTFVERDLFLDITDFVQEQGYPDVLGGVISAVTINDRQWGLPLNGTLWGNWYLSNVFDEMGLTPPEDWDGMMAFVDQTKGMGLVPMTLGTKELWPAAGLFDQFSLRTVGLETHMALMNGEIAYTDPQLAPIFEHWEEMINAGAFLENHTSFTWQEAAALLGRREAAMINLGPFVNSAIPDADKKFLTYTPFPKIADIPRFEDFSTDSVHIPARAENPEVAKEFLEYYYRPENLMKTIGPAGAVPPRNDVPAGDNPLVNQAVEALRSVEGTAQYYDRDTNPDMAQAGLNGFQEFMVRPERRDQILQRLEQTRQRIYGDI; encoded by the coding sequence ATGACCAGACGACATTTCTCGCGTCGCGGGGCCCTCAAGCTCGGCGCCGGACTGACCGCCAGCGCGCTCGCCACACCGGCTTTCGCCCAGTCGAGATCGCTGCGAATCATCAACGACACGAACGCCGGCGAAGAGCGTGACGGCTTCATCGAGGTCGTCGAAGGCTTCCAGGAGGAAAGCGGCGTGGAGGTGGACCTCAGCTTCATCGATCACGAGGCCCACAAGACCGCCATTCGCAACTACCTCGTCGCCGACGCCCCCGACATCTGTTTCTGGTTCTCCGGCAACCGCATGAGAACCTTCGTCGAACGTGATCTGTTCCTCGACATTACCGATTTCGTGCAGGAGCAAGGCTATCCGGACGTCCTCGGCGGCGTGATCTCCGCCGTGACCATCAACGACCGCCAATGGGGCCTGCCGCTGAACGGTACGCTCTGGGGCAACTGGTACCTCTCCAACGTCTTCGATGAGATGGGCCTCACCCCGCCCGAGGACTGGGACGGCATGATGGCATTCGTCGACCAGACGAAGGGCATGGGCCTCGTGCCGATGACGCTCGGCACCAAGGAACTCTGGCCGGCGGCCGGTCTCTTCGACCAGTTCAGCCTGCGCACCGTGGGTCTCGAGACGCATATGGCGCTGATGAACGGCGAGATCGCCTATACCGATCCGCAGCTCGCCCCGATCTTCGAACACTGGGAAGAGATGATAAACGCCGGCGCTTTCCTCGAGAACCACACGTCCTTCACGTGGCAGGAGGCGGCGGCCCTGCTCGGCCGGCGCGAAGCGGCGATGATCAACCTCGGCCCGTTCGTGAACAGCGCGATCCCGGATGCGGACAAGAAGTTCCTGACCTACACGCCGTTCCCGAAGATTGCCGACATCCCGCGCTTCGAGGATTTCTCGACCGACTCCGTCCACATCCCCGCCCGCGCGGAGAACCCGGAAGTCGCCAAGGAGTTTCTCGAGTACTACTACCGCCCCGAGAACCTGATGAAGACGATCGGCCCCGCCGGCGCCGTGCCGCCGAGGAACGACGTCCCCGCCGGGGACAACCCGCTCGTCAACCAGGCAGTCGAGGCGCTCCGCTCCGTCGAGGGCACCGCGCAGTACTACGACCGGGATACCAACCCGGACATGGCGCAGGCCGGCCTCAACGGCTTCCAGGAATTCATGGTCCGGCCCGAGCGGCGCGACCAGATCCTGCAGCGGCTCGAACAGACCCGTCAACGGATCTACGGCGACATCTGA